In one window of uncultured Acetobacteroides sp. DNA:
- a CDS encoding TlpA disulfide reductase family protein, translated as MNFKPLLVAGVFLSSFGVKAQINPALNGNWLGAIVLDPTEKGMDVPFNMSISSVKGKPSAIEIRSAADRIVVKEIERQGDSIFFKMPVFVSELTFKAKGDSLVGRYYPKGKGKGVSYKFYALKNVTDRFPWFKEGPKVNITGRWKYIVNPNTANADTLVAEFKQQGARFTGSILDPTGDMRFLEGKIAGNRFYMSGFDGGRASIFTAEADGNGNLVNGRMMTSPAYKPTWIAMKDEKAKIAESKDLIRVKAGIKNFKFSVKDLSGNTFTSDDPSLKGKVLIVQASGSWCPNCLDETKLYKTLYEKYHGQGLEIVSLMFEENDLESSKYRIQRFVSQTGAKYNFYYAGPRSKKNKEEVLYPFEGVVAFPTTVFIDKKGEIRTVHTGFSGPGTGSHYTELVKEVTSIIEELLKE; from the coding sequence ATGAACTTCAAACCATTACTAGTAGCTGGAGTTTTTCTTTCGAGCTTCGGCGTAAAGGCGCAGATAAATCCCGCGCTAAACGGGAATTGGCTTGGGGCAATTGTGCTCGACCCAACAGAGAAAGGCATGGACGTACCCTTCAACATGAGCATATCGAGCGTAAAGGGAAAACCATCGGCAATAGAGATTAGATCGGCAGCAGATAGGATTGTTGTAAAAGAGATTGAGCGACAAGGGGACTCCATCTTCTTTAAGATGCCCGTGTTTGTGAGCGAGCTTACCTTTAAGGCAAAAGGCGACAGCCTCGTGGGGCGCTACTATCCAAAGGGAAAAGGAAAAGGCGTATCGTACAAGTTCTACGCGCTGAAGAACGTTACCGACAGGTTCCCCTGGTTTAAGGAGGGTCCAAAGGTAAACATAACCGGTAGATGGAAGTACATTGTTAACCCAAACACCGCCAACGCCGATACGCTTGTTGCCGAATTCAAGCAGCAGGGCGCAAGGTTTACCGGATCGATACTCGACCCAACTGGCGACATGCGCTTCCTAGAAGGGAAAATCGCAGGAAATAGGTTCTACATGTCGGGCTTTGATGGTGGAAGAGCATCAATATTTACAGCAGAAGCTGATGGCAACGGAAATCTTGTAAACGGAAGGATGATGACAAGCCCAGCCTACAAGCCCACATGGATTGCCATGAAGGACGAGAAGGCTAAAATTGCCGAAAGCAAAGACCTCATCAGAGTAAAAGCGGGAATTAAGAACTTCAAGTTCTCGGTAAAGGATCTAAGCGGGAATACCTTTACCTCCGACGATCCAAGCCTGAAAGGAAAGGTGCTGATTGTACAGGCATCAGGATCGTGGTGCCCCAACTGCTTAGATGAAACGAAGCTCTACAAAACGCTATACGAGAAGTACCACGGCCAAGGGCTGGAGATTGTATCGCTGATGTTCGAGGAGAACGACCTGGAGAGCTCGAAGTATCGCATCCAACGTTTCGTAAGCCAAACGGGTGCCAAGTATAACTTCTACTATGCGGGGCCACGCAGCAAGAAGAACAAGGAAGAGGTGCTCTACCCATTCGAGGGCGTGGTTGCGTTTCCTACCACCGTCTTCATCGACAAAAAGGGAGAGATTAGAACCGTGCATACCGGATTCTCAGGCCCAGGAACGGGTAGCCACTACACCGAGCTGGTTAAGGAGGTTACATCAATCATAGAGGAGCTGCTAAAAGAGTAG